Genomic window (Amyelois transitella isolate CPQ chromosome 31, ilAmyTran1.1, whole genome shotgun sequence):
cctaaagaaaaaaatgcgATCTCTGGCGGGAGGCTACAGAAGGGAGAAACACAGAGAGAAGCAAAGCCGTATAACTGGATCCGGTAAGAAAAcaaagctactttttatctgtaggtatcaaaattatatattttattataagtaattacATCATAATATTTACTGTGGATTTCACGTGATTTCGCTTTTTACATTTAAGCTGTTAGTGGTTATTTTAATGAGtaacttgtttatttcaggTGCTCAAGATACATATAAATCAAAGTGGTTTGCGTATGATGACTTCGATTTTATGGCGGATAAAAATGAACCCGGAACCACACGCGATACATTGGAACATGTGAGCTATTAGTTTACTGATATTCATTTTGCCAAACTATTGTATGGTTTGTAACAAAGTGTCTTGCTAAGTGGGACCGTATTGTAGTGGCATTTTCGGTTGCTCCTCTTGGTACGACGGCCATCGGTTGTAGCGATTGTGATGGCGGTTCATTTCGCCAGCTTCCAGGTATTACATCTCCATTCTCCTGTACTGTATCAAACGTTCCTGGCGATATAAAGTTAGGATTACTGCGTAAGTAGTTATATAGATGAACCGTTGCCAGCACGACTTTAGTCGCAGTTTCTGGTTCCAAAAGCATAGGTTTACGCAGGACTCTGTAGACAGAACTAAGTACTCCAAACGCGTTTTCAACTACTCTACGTGCTCTTGACAGTCGGTAgttgaaaattctttcacaAGAACCCCTTTCCCGTGTACCATCGTATGGTTTCATAGTATAATCATTAAGCTGAAAAGCTTTATCACCTAGTATATAATAGGGTACCTCAATTTTATAGGGAACTTGCAATATCTCCGGTGGAGGAATATTTAGctcttttttttcaagttttttatataaatttgtgcTTTTGAACACGCCTCCATCTGATATTCTGCCTTTAGTCCCAACATTCACATACAGGAACCTATAATTTGCATCTACTAATGCAAAAAGAACAATACTaggaaataatttgtaattatcAAAGTCGTTGCCACTATTAAAAGGCGATTGTATAGCGACGTGTTTGCCGTCCATCGCTCCTATCACGTGTGGGAAATTCCACTTATTCTCGAATTGCTGAGAAACTGTACGCCATTCTTCTTTAGTTGACGGCACCTGAAAATAAAGGAgatcttaattataatataaagctgaaaataagaataagcagtaaatagtaataataattgttgttACAGGTAGAATCTGATACGACTGAAGGGGAACTTGAAGTTAATACTACAGTGAGCGAAAACGAGAACAGTAACATTACTAGTGACACACAACCGGAGAGAGCCAACCACCACACAGATCAGAGTAGAGAGCAGAATGATCAGAATGCACAATCCAGTGtccaaacaacaaacaaaagaacaaaaaaaagaaagaaaactaCTTCTAATAATGCAGATGACATATCAGATGAAACTCTTTCAGAGGCTTTCCAACTTCTGCAACAATGTTCTCAGCCACCACAACCGGAAACTGATTGTTACATTGCTTTCGGGCAGTATATATCTACTGAATTGCGGAAATATGATGCAGTAACATTAGTTAATGTCAAAAATGCTATATGCCAAGTTATTTTTCAAGCTGACACAGGAAGATATGGGGATAGCAATTATGGGTATTACACTAATTCATATCCTGGCACACCAATAGCATCCACTTCATCACAGTCCCAGTCTCTACAACCTCAAAATTATCCAGCTCCAATTCCACAGACATCACCGTCTGCTCATCTAGCCTCCAATTCATCGCAGTCCCAGTTTCTGAAACCTCAGGATTATTCACTTCCACAGTCACCACCgaattaaataagtacctacctatatcatgttttcaaaaaataattaataattgtaaacaTGTTACTTCTTTAAATTATGATTGTAATACACTACTTTTTTATTGAGTAATAAAGTATGGTTTTACTTACCTTTACATAATCATTTAACAGGTCAATGATGGCTTCACAAACTTCAGGAATAATTATCGATATAGACTGTTTGGAAATGCGGAACAGATACTGCAAACTGACGTACGAATCTCCAGTTGCTAAAAATCTCAATGTTAGTAATAATCTTTCCTTCACAGTAATGGCATCTCTATAATTTGTATCATTCTTTCTTAGcttgttatttaataatgaacaCAATATCTCAAATTGATTAGCATTCATTCTTGCAAAATTGTGTTCACCTTTATCTGACACTAACTCTGCGTACAGCTGAGTTCCAGATTCCAAgcgatttttgtaaatttgtttcaCCCAAAACCatcgttttcttttttgtgattttttgcAAGCatttaagcaaaataaaagttactGCTGCAACGGCAAGACGCCGCCGTTGTACGTGTGACTCCATATCGTACAAGAGTTAGACTGGCTGAATCACGGATCGCCTTAGGCAGCCATTACACAGTCAATCCAGATCGCGATCCGTGATCGTGATCATTGATCTCGATTTAGATTGACTGTGTAACGTGTTGGATTGATAGATCGAGCGATCGGATCACAAATAACTAGATTTTTTGAAATCCATGATCGCGATCCCGAGATCGCCATCCAGATTGAGCGTGTAATGAGAagttttttcaatttacatcAGTCAGCGTTCGCACCGCGATGGAGTCGGACGACGATGGTGACGACATGGCGTCGCCGCAACCGCAACAATCCACGTCAAAGACGCCGAATAATTCTCCCGAAGAAgagtttattttatctctgGAAACTATGCCAGAATTATGGGATAAAAAGTGCAATGATTACACAAATAAGTACAAACGAAGAATCGGGTATGAGAAGCTCCAAAAAATTTTAGTGAAAATTAAACCACGTACCACTGTTGAagatgtaaagaaaaaaattaatagtcTGCGGTCAAATTATAGAagagaattaaaaaagatagTCACTTCAAAAAGGTCAGGTGCTGGCACGGGTGAGGTTTATGTACCAAAATCGTGGACGTTTAAATATCTTACATTTCTACAAAACGCAGAAAAGCCTGTTTCTGAGGTGAGCTAATTAATTGTGTTATTAGTttataaaacagttttattgtattgcattatttatttaccagtttcattagttacaattttaccttcattacaaaaatattgacataaaTTTTCCCTTATCGATTTTGCGTCACGTGGTGGGTTTCTATTATGAGTACACTCCATATCGACAAACGTATTAGTATgttttgattctttttttttatgggaGGAAAGATACGATTTTGAAGCATATTGCAGGAggtaattatgtaaatagcAACATGTCGCTGTTATAAGTGCTGCCTTGCTGGGTTCAAAGGCTAAATCTCTTTGGAAAATACCGAATTTAGAATTCAGTATGCCAAAAGCACATTCAACTACCGATCGTGCACGTGAGAGGcgataattaaatactttgcGTTCTTCATTTAGTGAATTTTGTGGGAAtggtttcattaaattttggcCCAAGGCAAACGCTTCATCAGATATAATCACATACGGAGATATTCGAGCAGAACCCGGTAATATTGAAGGTTCGGGtagattcaattttttttgttggtaaaGTTCCCAAAAtttggtataaaataatacgcCTCCGTCAGATATACGTCCATTAGTTCCAATATCTATCATAATAAATTCCTTTTTTGCATTAACTAATGCCATGAGGACAATGCTATGGAAGCCtttgtaattataatacaaagaTCCAGAATGAGCAGGTTTTTTAATTCCTACGTGTTTCCCGTCCAAAGCTCCTAAACAATTCCAAAAGTGGTATCTGTTCCCAAACTCTTCTGCTACTGCTTTCCATTCGTCTTCAGTTGTTGGCATCTGAAACAAATAATGAAACTCCATTTAATTATacacataacaaaaaatatacctttcaGTATAGTGTAGTGAGggttattacataaaaatgaatgaatgtgctTTTCAGTGAGTACAGGGATGGTTTTAAAGTCATAGTTGGATAATTGGACCAGATAGGTGGCGCTGTTGTCGAAATCGAGAAAACGGggacgaagccgcgggcaccCAGCtagtgtttaataaaaattatacctgAAAATATACCTGTCATGTGTAGTGAGTGTACGTACATAACAAAAATTGTATCTTTCATGTGTAATATAGTGTAAAATGAGTGTAAATGCGACAAACTTAATATTCTTTGTTCTGCAGATTTCACACACGGAAGATTCAGATGATCCATCTATGATACAACAACCAAATGATACTCAAGAAGAATCGCGGCAAGTTTCGAGCCAAGAAAATAGTTCTTCACTGTCCTCTATCAATGTAATGCCAGCGCCTGCTCAAGTTAATGAGGGATctaatgcaaaaaagaaaaaaataacaatcgcTCGTACTCAACATGAGTTACTAAAGAAGGCTTGCACTTACTTATCTCAACCAGAGAAAGCATGCAGTTCAGCAGCATTAGTCTGGTCTGAAAAACTTGAACAAATGGatccaatacaaaaattatacgCCGAAAAGGCCataaatgatattttgtttgaagGGCAGTTGGGGAATTTGAATAGATTCTCTGTAAAAATTAACCAATCGGTATCCGAAGATATATTGCCCTCTTCAAATTCGTCGTCACCAGCATATATACACCGTTCTTCATCAGCAAGACATGCACCGTCGCCGCGTgaaaatatctatacttacaCACCATCACTTCTAGCGGCTGAACGTTCGTCAGCACCAGCAAATATACCATCGCCTCGTGAAAATTGCTCTAACTACACAGCATCACCTTCACCTCCGTCGGCTCCATCATCGCTCAGGAAATCTTCTGAACGCTCTTCATCAGCAACACATACACCGTCGCCTCGTGAAAACGTCTATACCTACGCACCATCACCTCTAGCGGCTCCATCATCACTAGGGCAATACTCTGAACATTCGTCATCACAGGCGCAAAACGTTTTACATCCAATTGCatcaaacataataattaacaatCCTGCTTCAATGCCACCGCCTTcatttgcttcatctacaccATTAGTGATACAAGTCAATACAGATTCTCTAAATGAACAGGATAGTTATAACCTACACATTCCATCAACAATTGATGCCACTCCCCAAATCCCACCTTCTGATGCTACTTCTCAATTTACATATTCAGAGTACAATGTTGGTACACTGTTTGCTGAGTTTAAGGCGGATTTgtgattgatttgatttttgatttttcttgattttccttgattttgattttccttgattttcctttttaaataaaaaaataaatatgaacctATGTGTTTTAATAGTATATtagaaatacttacataactgtacaaattatgatTGGGTACATTTAATTGCTTACGGGACATACTAAAAAAGGGGTGCTATTGACTGGAAATGACTTACCTTTATGCAGTGTTGAAGTACATGAACAATTGCTCTACATGTGTCTATAATGATTTCACCAATGGCAGCTGGAGACATTATTACCGAAAATTTTAGGCATTCAATAGTTCTGCCAGTCGCGAGGAAACGCAATGTAGCAGCTAATTTTTCTTTAGGGGTTATGCTCTTCCGCATGCAGGTATCTTGTTTTAACAAGTGTGGTGTAACTCTTTCCAACAGATGATTAAAGCATGCATCATTCATCCTGTAGTAATTAGCATAATGGTCCTCTTCCTCAGTACTATGAATTTCATGTAACAAGTTCAAATGGGTGTAGATGTTCCTCTTTAGTAACCATGGTTTAACCCAACGTTTCCTATTAACACGTTTCTTTACAGCAGAAGCAATTATTATTGCTACACAAGCTTTTTTCTTCTGATTTACTTGTAAACACGTGTTCATCTTGACAGTGGCGAACAGTGGACTGATGTGATCTGGAGTGAACGTCTAATGACGCTTCAGTCGCATCAAGATCCATCAATCTGCTGTGATCCGTGACCTTGGTCGGATCGCGATCTGGATTGACTGTGTAATGGCTGCCTTAGGATCGCTTGGAGCGCATATTTGGGATCGCAAGTTTCCAAGAGTGGATCGGCCTAACACGATCCACGATCCACGCTCCGCGATCCTGGATCGCGGATCGCGGGATCGTTGGATCGTCCGGTGTGGACCCGGCTATTATCATTACATTTTGATCACTCCTCGTATAGTTTTGTACGGGTAATTT
Coding sequences:
- the LOC132903890 gene encoding uncharacterized protein LOC132903890; this translates as MRAVWTVVLVRAIHLAMGISESRRLISLYKEFKCLWDPKDSNYTNRGVRDDAWRQISREMGNKSIENLKKKMRSLAGGYRREKHREKQSRITGSGAQDTYKSKWFAYDDFDFMADKNEPGTTRDTLEHVESDTTEGELEVNTTVSENENSNITSDTQPERANHHTDQSREQNDQNAQSSVQTTNKRTKKRKKTTSNNADDISDETLSEAFQLLQQCSQPPQPETDCYIAFGQYISTELRKYDAVTLVNVKNAICQVIFQADTGRYGDSNYGYYTNSYPGTPIASTSSQSQSLQPQNYPAPIPQTSPSAHLASNSSQSQFLKPQDYSLPQSPPN
- the LOC106139475 gene encoding uncharacterized protein LOC106139475, whose translation is MNANQFEILCSLLNNKLRKNDTNYRDAITVKERLLLTLRFLATGDSYVSLQYLFRISKQSISIIIPEVCEAIIDLLNDYVKVPSTKEEWRTVSQQFENKWNFPHVIGAMDGKHVAIQSPFNSGNDFDNYKLFPSIVLFALVDANYRFLYVNVGTKGRISDGGVFKSTNLYKKLEKKELNIPPPEILQVPYKIEVPYYILGDKAFQLNDYTMKPYDGTRERGSCERIFNYRLSRARRVVENAFGVLSSVYRVLRKPMLLEPETATKVVLATVHLYNYLRSNPNFISPGTFDTVQENGDVIPGSWRNEPPSQSLQPMAVVPRGATENATTIRSHLARHFVTNHTIVWQNEYQ
- the LOC106139671 gene encoding uncharacterized protein LOC106139671, with product MESDDDGDDMASPQPQQSTSKTPNNSPEEEFILSLETMPELWDKKCNDYTNKYKRRIGYEKLQKILVKIKPRTTVEDVKKKINSLRSNYRRELKKIVTSKRSGAGTGEVYVPKSWTFKYLTFLQNAEKPVSEISHTEDSDDPSMIQQPNDTQEESRQVSSQENSSSLSSINVMPAPAQVNEGSNAKKKKITIARTQHELLKKACTYLSQPEKACSSAALVWSEKLEQMDPIQKLYAEKAINDILFEGQLGNLNRFSVKINQSVSEDILPSSNSSSPAYIHRSSSARHAPSPRENIYTYTPSLLAAERSSAPANIPSPRENCSNYTASPSPPSAPSSLRKSSERSSSATHTPSPRENVYTYAPSPLAAPSSLGQYSEHSSSQAQNVLHPIASNIIINNPASMPPPSFASSTPLVIQVNTDSLNEQDSYNLHIPSTIDATPQIPPSDATSQFTYSEYNVGTLFAEFKADL
- the LOC106139680 gene encoding uncharacterized protein LOC106139680, translating into MNTCLQVNQKKKACVAIIIASAVKKRVNRKRWVKPWLLKRNIYTHLNLLHEIHSTEEEDHYANYYRMNDACFNHLLERVTPHLLKQDTCMRKSITPKEKLAATLRFLATGRTIECLKFSVIMSPAAIGEIIIDTCRAIVHVLQHCIKMPTTEDEWKAVAEEFGNRYHFWNCLGALDGKHVGIKKPAHSGSLYYNYKGFHSIVLMALVNAKKEFIMIDIGTNGRISDGGVLFYTKFWELYQQKKLNLPEPSILPGSARISPYVIISDEAFALGQNLMKPFPQNSLNEERKVFNYRLSRARSVVECAFGILNSKFGIFQRDLAFEPSKAALITATCCYLHNYLLQYASKSYLSSHKKKESKHTNTFVDMECTHNRNPPRDAKSIRENLCQYFCNEGKIVTNETGK